The genomic interval GCGCTCGTAGACGGCGAAGACGACCCGGTCAAAGGCGCCCGGGAGCGAGCCCAGCCCGAGCGCGAAGGCCTCCGCGACTTCCACGGGGTTGTTGCGGAACACGCCGCATCCCCAGGCGCCGAGCACCAAGGTGCGGTGCCCATGGTGCGCGGCGACACGGAGCACCTTCAGGGCCCGCTCATCCAGCACCTTGCGGATACGTCCCCCCATGCCCCGGTCGCGTGACTGCGCCACACCCGCGTTGGGCGCGGGCGCAGTGAGGATGGACACATGGAAGGGCTGCTCCAGCAACGTCAGGCCCTCATCCCGAAAGAACGGCACGTCCGGCGAATAAATGAGATGGTCCGTGTAGAGCGGCGACGGCTCCGCGCGGTTGACGTCGTAGTACTCGCGCTGCGTGAGCAGGCACGTGTACAGCGCCGAGCAGCGTGCCAGGTCCTCCTCCTGCGCCTTCGCGCCGCCCAGGAAACCACCCCCGGGATTCTTCGCCGACGCGAAGTTGAGCGCGGCCACATGGGACGCGCCCGCCTCCACCAGCCGGCGCGCGGCGGCGCCCGTCTTCTCGGCGGTGACTTCGATTCGAGGCGCCGACGGGTTCGCCGCCGTGGGGAATGACAGGCGCGAGAAGTCACCCGGCCGGTACAGCTCCGTGCCGGAGACCGCGCGCTCCACGGCCTCGCCCAGTTGGACACACTGCCCCGAGGGAGCCAGGTACTGGCCCCGCTCGATGATGTCCACCGTCTCCTGTCCAATGCCCTTCAACGACATGTGCCGCGTCCTGTCTGTCCGCGCTCACGCGAAGGTGCGCGAGCCTTAGTGTCACAAAAACACGAACAAACCCCAGGCAACCTGACAGGAACCGTGCTCCGACGTGGCTCAGTCGCAGCCGACGCGCTGCGTGCTCACCACGACGTTGTCAATCCACGTCTCGGAGCCGGACGCTCCCAGCGGGTGGACGAAGCCGTAGCCCACGGAGAAGTTGTTGAAGGCGCGCATGCCGATGTTGGTGAAGTCGTGCGCCAGCGTGCCGTCCACATAGACGCGGGTGTTGCCATGCGTGCTCGACGGGCTGTCGCGGCGGACCTCCCACTCCAGGCACACCCAGCGCCCCGCCTCCATGCCCAGCCGGACGGGCTCGGGCTGGCGGTTCCATCCCTGCCCTTCGCGGAAGGACCAGTCATCCAGCGCGAAGCCGCTGTCCTGCATGACCTGGAGTTCGAAGCCACCAAAGTCCGCGCCGAAGTTGGACAGCACGAAGAAGGTGCCCATCTGCCCGAACACTCCCGGCAGCGAGCGCATGTAGACGTGCGCGCGCACGAAGAGCCGGGTCTCGAAAGCCGGGATGCTCTTCTGCCACTGCGCGATGGCCTTGCCAGGACGCTGCCGCTCGTCGTGTCCATCCTCGGTGAGGACGTGCAGCGCGCCCGGGCCGTTGCGCGTCCGCGTGCTGTCCACCTGGAGAGAGGAGTTCTCCGCGCTGGCGCTCCAGCCGTTGGTGTCGTTGCCGCTGTCGAACAACTCGCAGAGCAGCGCGTTGGAAGGACAGGTCCCGGGCTCGGTGCTGGGCCCCGGGTTGTCGTCGCCCGCGTCCGTGCCGGAATCCGCTCCCGCGTGGGTGCCCGCATCGGTGCCGGCGTCATTGCCAGGAGGTGGGTCGTCACCATCGTCCGAGCACGCCGGCAGCA from Myxococcus xanthus carries:
- a CDS encoding TIGR02452 family protein — translated: MSLKGIGQETVDIIERGQYLAPSGQCVQLGEAVERAVSGTELYRPGDFSRLSFPTAANPSAPRIEVTAEKTGAAARRLVEAGASHVAALNFASAKNPGGGFLGGAKAQEEDLARCSALYTCLLTQREYYDVNRAEPSPLYTDHLIYSPDVPFFRDEGLTLLEQPFHVSILTAPAPNAGVAQSRDRGMGGRIRKVLDERALKVLRVAAHHGHRTLVLGAWGCGVFRNNPVEVAEAFALGLGSLPGAFDRVVFAVYERGGDGPNLRAFQARFG